One part of the Sorangiineae bacterium MSr11954 genome encodes these proteins:
- a CDS encoding SDR family oxidoreductase: protein MRPVALVSGSSRGIGAATARAFGERGYHVIVNYLQNEAAALEVVSSITSAGGSAQAIQADVRDEEHVGRLVDQIAGEHRRIDVLVCNANTARPTFEPFEDVTWGAFLAKLDNELAGVFHLTQRVLSVMRAHPQHRGRIVYVSSISGDSSAGLVAHATAKSSLNRFSRHVAAFAGQFGISVNTVAPGSVETDASATVNSAEIIAYLAERSVFGRQMVPNDVAQVIASVADPSFAAVTGQIITVDAGMDVLAQQLSFVGKRKPLTAD, encoded by the coding sequence GTGCGGCCCGTCGCGCTGGTCAGTGGCTCCAGCCGTGGAATTGGTGCGGCCACGGCCCGGGCGTTCGGTGAACGTGGCTACCACGTCATCGTCAATTATCTCCAAAACGAAGCTGCCGCCCTCGAGGTGGTCTCGAGCATCACGTCGGCCGGCGGCTCCGCGCAGGCGATCCAGGCCGACGTTCGAGACGAGGAGCACGTCGGGCGGCTCGTGGACCAAATCGCCGGCGAGCATCGCCGGATCGATGTGCTCGTCTGCAACGCCAACACGGCGCGCCCCACGTTCGAGCCCTTCGAGGACGTGACCTGGGGCGCATTTCTCGCCAAGCTCGATAACGAGCTCGCGGGGGTGTTTCATCTCACCCAGCGGGTGCTCTCCGTCATGCGTGCGCACCCGCAGCACCGCGGGCGGATCGTCTATGTGTCCAGCATCAGCGGCGACTCCAGCGCGGGCCTGGTGGCCCACGCGACGGCCAAATCGTCGCTCAATCGATTCAGCCGGCATGTCGCGGCGTTCGCCGGACAATTCGGTATTTCGGTCAACACGGTGGCCCCGGGCTCGGTGGAGACCGACGCCAGCGCCACCGTCAACTCCGCCGAGATCATCGCCTATTTGGCCGAGCGCTCGGTGTTTGGCCGGCAGATGGTGCCGAACGACGTCGCCCAGGTGATCGCTTCGGTGGCCGATCCTTCGTTCGCCGCCGTGACGGGGCAGATCATCACCGTCGACGCGGGAATGGACGTGCTGGCGCAACAGCTCTCCTTCGTTGGAAAGCGCAAGCCGCTCACCGCCGATTAG
- a CDS encoding squalene/phytoene synthase family protein, translating into MTTRELDLLGITDPAVRQSYLFTSRLLREKAKARQMPSMVRYMAPIEKRLYLETLFTFITHVDDIVDHRVHSIPVREHRMDEWEAMFARAARDQLPAAGTLSSDDEETHAHVARAFVHTMRTFGQPLDEVPPYVAAQRKTLTTTEYATEKELADFIDTVTLLPSSWVNAILEPITPESNVLCRRAATAFQLIDFILDVREDLAQGRLYIPLDRLAKYGLDRASLEHQLGAGPIGEGLRALMAAEIELAKETYEAGRDWPKSVQPVSRAFAEWDYHTNGLKLDALIKANGEHLRPGFRMNPAVTIKVMVRMYADIAKGVRSDLRVRRGKRAVGR; encoded by the coding sequence TTGACCACGCGAGAACTCGACCTGCTCGGCATCACCGATCCGGCGGTGCGCCAGTCGTACCTCTTCACGAGCCGCCTGCTGCGGGAGAAGGCCAAGGCCCGGCAGATGCCGTCGATGGTCCGGTACATGGCCCCCATCGAAAAGCGGCTCTACCTCGAGACGCTCTTCACCTTCATCACCCACGTGGACGACATCGTCGATCACCGGGTGCACAGCATCCCCGTGCGCGAGCACCGGATGGATGAATGGGAGGCGATGTTCGCGCGCGCCGCCCGCGACCAGCTCCCGGCGGCGGGCACCCTGTCCTCGGACGACGAGGAGACGCACGCCCACGTCGCCCGAGCGTTCGTGCACACCATGCGCACCTTCGGGCAGCCGCTGGATGAAGTGCCGCCCTATGTGGCGGCGCAGCGCAAGACGCTGACCACCACGGAGTACGCGACGGAGAAAGAGCTCGCGGACTTCATCGACACGGTCACCTTGCTGCCGTCGTCGTGGGTCAATGCCATCTTGGAGCCCATCACCCCCGAGTCCAATGTGCTTTGCCGCCGCGCCGCCACGGCGTTTCAGCTCATCGACTTCATCCTGGACGTCCGTGAGGATCTCGCGCAAGGGCGCCTCTATATCCCGCTGGACCGGCTGGCCAAATATGGATTGGACCGTGCGTCGCTCGAGCACCAGCTCGGGGCGGGGCCCATCGGCGAAGGGCTGCGCGCGCTGATGGCGGCCGAAATCGAGCTGGCCAAAGAGACGTACGAGGCCGGACGCGATTGGCCGAAATCGGTCCAGCCGGTGTCGCGCGCGTTTGCCGAGTGGGATTACCACACCAACGGCTTGAAGCTGGACGCGCTGATCAAGGCCAACGGGGAGCATCTGCGCCCCGGCTTTCGGATGAACCCGGCCGTCACGATCAAGGTGATGGTGCGGATGTACGCCGATATCGCGAAGGGCGTCCGGAGCGATCTGCGCGTCCGGCGCGGCAAGCGCGCGGTGGGGAGGTGA
- a CDS encoding FAD-dependent monooxygenase: MSNVTKLERTSVLIAGAGPVGLMLAGELRLGGVDVVVVETRSEPSGESRGLGFTARATEIFHQRGLLARFGEVETSRQGHFGGIPMDFGVLPGSHFGARGIPQYKIEEMLEGWARELGASVRRRHRLVTLNHDERGVVAVIDGPDGPFELAADYLVGCDGGRSAVRQLAGFDFAGTDATREMYLADVLDRAIRPRYIGERVSEGMVMSMPFAPGVDRIIVCPRGAPRRERTVPIAFDEIADAWQRLTGESLHGAKTRWVSVFTDATRQVTEYRRGRVLLAGDAAHIHLPAGGQGLSLGVMDATNLGWKLAATLRGWAPATLLDSYHTEQHAVGARVLRNTQAQGLLYLSGNEVEPLRAVMAELVALPEVGRLLSGMVSGLAVRHDVGSSEHPLLGKRLPHIPLAGGGSTADLLHRARGVLLGSNRALEGIVHGWTDRVDFVHAAPAERSNAGWPSEVDSLLVRPDGHVAWIAPSTPSTPSRVGVTNALRRWFGEPHRAPLD, translated from the coding sequence ATGAGCAACGTGACCAAATTGGAGCGCACGTCCGTCCTGATTGCCGGCGCCGGTCCGGTGGGATTGATGCTCGCCGGCGAGCTTCGATTGGGGGGAGTCGACGTGGTGGTGGTCGAAACGCGCAGCGAGCCAAGCGGTGAATCGCGCGGTCTCGGCTTCACCGCGCGGGCCACCGAGATCTTCCACCAGCGCGGGCTCTTGGCGCGATTCGGCGAGGTGGAGACGAGCCGGCAGGGGCACTTTGGCGGCATCCCCATGGACTTCGGGGTGCTCCCCGGCTCGCACTTCGGCGCGCGCGGTATTCCGCAATACAAGATCGAGGAAATGCTCGAGGGGTGGGCGCGGGAGCTGGGCGCGTCCGTGCGGCGGCGGCACCGGCTCGTCACCTTGAACCACGATGAACGCGGGGTGGTCGCCGTCATCGACGGGCCCGACGGCCCCTTCGAGCTCGCCGCCGATTACCTCGTCGGCTGCGACGGCGGCCGCAGCGCCGTGCGCCAGCTCGCGGGGTTCGATTTCGCCGGCACCGACGCCACGCGCGAGATGTATTTGGCCGACGTGCTCGATCGCGCGATCCGGCCGAGGTACATCGGCGAGCGGGTGTCCGAGGGCATGGTCATGTCCATGCCGTTTGCGCCGGGGGTGGATCGCATCATCGTGTGCCCGCGCGGTGCCCCACGGCGTGAGCGCACGGTGCCCATTGCGTTCGACGAAATCGCCGACGCGTGGCAGCGGCTCACCGGCGAGAGCTTGCACGGCGCAAAGACGCGTTGGGTGAGCGTCTTCACCGACGCCACCCGCCAAGTCACCGAATACCGGCGCGGCCGGGTGCTGCTCGCGGGCGACGCCGCGCATATTCATTTGCCTGCGGGCGGACAGGGCCTGAGCCTCGGCGTGATGGACGCGACGAACCTCGGCTGGAAGCTGGCCGCGACCCTTCGCGGTTGGGCGCCGGCAACATTGCTGGACAGCTACCACACCGAGCAGCACGCGGTGGGGGCGCGGGTGCTGCGCAATACGCAGGCGCAAGGTCTGCTCTACCTCAGTGGCAACGAGGTCGAGCCGCTTCGCGCGGTGATGGCCGAGCTGGTAGCGCTCCCCGAGGTGGGCCGCCTCCTCTCCGGCATGGTCAGCGGCTTGGCCGTCCGTCACGACGTCGGCTCGAGCGAGCATCCGCTGCTCGGCAAGCGCCTGCCGCACATACCCCTCGCCGGCGGCGGCTCCACGGCGGATCTCTTGCACCGCGCGCGCGGCGTCTTGCTGGGGAGCAACCGCGCGCTGGAGGGCATCGTCCATGGTTGGACGGATCGGGTGGACTTCGTTCACGCGGCGCCGGCCGAGCGAAGCAATGCGGGTTGGCCCTCGGAGGTGGACTCCCTGCTGGTCCGCCCCGACGGCCATGTGGCGTGGATCGCGCCGAGCACGCCGAGCACGCCGAGCAGGGTAGGTGTGACGAACGCGCTGCGCCGGTGGTTTGGCGAGCCGCATCGGGCGCCCTTGGATTGA
- a CDS encoding ankyrin repeat domain-containing protein, with protein sequence MSHPTSILAPDEPRAAAVVQAIRAGDVPTLKELLRANPDLATARVGTVGGSCTAARSLLHIATDWPGHLPNGAATVRALVEAGADVNARFVGDHTETPLHWAASNDDVEVLDALIDLGADIEARGAIIAGGTPISDATAFGQWKAARRLIERGARTTFWEASALGLEERVEAFFRGSTPPTAQEVTEALWGACHGGQPKVAEYLLARGAELNWVGWDGLTALEAAQREGHADLAAWLRDQGAKTAAEIEVAPAGQTNHRA encoded by the coding sequence ATGAGCCACCCCACCTCCATCCTCGCTCCGGATGAACCGCGCGCCGCCGCCGTCGTGCAAGCCATTCGCGCGGGCGACGTCCCGACCCTGAAAGAGCTACTGCGCGCGAACCCCGATCTCGCCACCGCTCGGGTTGGCACCGTCGGAGGGTCCTGCACGGCGGCGCGCTCGCTGTTGCATATCGCAACCGATTGGCCGGGCCATCTCCCGAACGGCGCGGCGACCGTTCGCGCCTTGGTCGAAGCAGGGGCCGACGTGAACGCGCGGTTCGTGGGCGACCACACCGAAACTCCATTGCATTGGGCGGCGAGCAACGATGACGTCGAGGTGCTCGATGCGTTGATCGATCTCGGCGCCGATATCGAAGCACGCGGCGCCATCATCGCCGGCGGCACACCCATTTCGGACGCCACCGCTTTTGGGCAATGGAAGGCCGCCCGACGCTTGATCGAACGGGGCGCCCGAACGACGTTTTGGGAGGCATCGGCCTTGGGGCTCGAAGAACGCGTCGAGGCGTTCTTCCGCGGCTCCACCCCGCCCACCGCGCAAGAAGTCACCGAAGCCTTATGGGGCGCCTGTCACGGCGGCCAGCCAAAGGTTGCCGAATATCTGCTCGCGCGCGGGGCCGAGTTGAACTGGGTCGGATGGGACGGGCTGACCGCCCTCGAGGCCGCGCAGCGCGAGGGGCACGCCGATCTCGCGGCATGGTTGCGCGACCAAGGCGCCAAAACGGCGGCCGAGATCGAGGTGGCGCCAGCAGGGCAAACGAATCATCGCGCGTGA
- a CDS encoding DUF3558 family protein — MNRHSLRLGRLAVVGVVALVALGTLGGCGGCGKKSDSSEGASPAGTASASSAVSAGPPGLPDVCKMFTHEQMTALTGEEIKSSRAGEKSTATEPECDWIDRNEGIAVSISLAPAPADPSFKGYEPVPGIGESAIENHGILSVLYRGTEITVIHGGSGHVETQKKIAAKVIEALDKRRQGR; from the coding sequence ATGAATCGTCATTCCCTTCGGCTCGGGCGGCTCGCGGTGGTGGGTGTCGTGGCGCTCGTCGCGCTCGGGACCCTGGGCGGTTGCGGTGGATGCGGGAAGAAGTCCGATTCATCCGAGGGCGCATCGCCTGCCGGAACGGCCTCCGCGAGCTCGGCGGTCAGCGCGGGGCCGCCGGGCCTCCCGGATGTTTGCAAGATGTTCACCCATGAGCAGATGACGGCGCTCACCGGGGAGGAGATCAAGAGCTCGCGCGCGGGGGAGAAGTCGACGGCCACCGAGCCGGAGTGCGACTGGATCGATCGAAACGAGGGCATCGCCGTGAGCATCAGCCTCGCCCCCGCGCCCGCGGATCCGTCGTTCAAAGGGTACGAGCCCGTGCCCGGCATCGGCGAGTCCGCGATCGAAAACCACGGCATCTTGAGCGTCTTGTACCGCGGGACCGAAATTACCGTCATCCACGGCGGCAGCGGCCACGTGGAAACGCAAAAGAAGATCGCCGCCAAGGTGATCGAAGCCCTCGACAAGCGCCGCCAAGGCCGCTGA